The sequence CTTCGGCCGTTCCTCCGACCCGGAGGAGCTGCGCAACATCCTCGCCACGGGCGGTGCGCCGGGCGGAGCCCAGCGGCCGGCCGGGGGAGCGGGTGCCCGTTAGTTTTCCGACGTGAATTTCGCGGGTTAGACTCGCGCCCTCCCCGGAGGTCCAGGTATGGCAGCACCAGCGGTCCAGCAAAAGGCGACAGCGTCGAAGAAGAACACGGCCCAGTTCCTCTGGGAGGCGAAGACCAAGAGCGGGGAGAGCAAGAAGGGCGAGATGGAGGCCTCGGACATCGAGGCCGTCAATGCGCGCCTCAAGTCCCTGGGCCTCAACCCGACGAAGGTGCGCAAGAAGGGCACCTTCGACATGGAGCTGTCCCTGCCCGGGAGCGTGACGGGCAAGGACATCCTCATCTTCACCCGCCAGTTCGCGACGATGATCGACGCGGGCCTGCCGCTGGTGCAGTGCCTGGACATCCTCGCCAGCCAGATGGACAACCCCGCCTTCAAGAAGGTGGTGTTCGCCATCAAGGGCAAGGTGGAGCAGGGCAGCACCTTCGCGGACGCGCTGAAGGAGCACCCCAAGGTCTTCGACGAGCTCTACGTGCAGCTGTGCGCCGCGGGCGAGGTGGGCGGTATCCTCGACACCATCCTCAACCGGCTCGCCGCCTACCGTGAGAAGAACGAGAAGCTCAAGGCGAAGGTCAAGGGCGCCATGACCTACCCGTCGGTGGTCATCCTGGTGGCCATCGGCGTGACGGCGCTCCTGCTCCTCAAGGTGACGCCCGTCTTCGAGAAGATGTTCTCGGACTTCGGCTCGGCGCTGCCGGGACCCACGCAGGTGGTGGTGGACCTGTCGAAGCTCGCGCAGGAGTACTTCATCCACGCCGTCGTCGGCATCGCCGCGCTCGTCTTCTCCTTCACCTGGAGCTACCGCCAGCCCAAGGGCCGCAAGTTCTGGGACAAGACGTTCCTCAAGCTGCCCCTGTTCGGCGACGTGCTGCGCAAGGTGGCGGTGGCGCGCTTCACGCGCACGCTGGGCACGATGATCTCCTCCGGCGTGCCCATCCTGGACGCGCTGGACGTGACGGCGAAGACGGCCGGCAACCGCACGGTGGAAGAGGCCATCTACTACGTGCGCGGGAAGATCGCCGAGGGCAAGAACATCGCGGGTCCGCTGCTGGAGACCAAGGTGTTCCCGTCCATGGTGGTGCAGATGATTGGCGTCGGTGAGGCGACGGGCGCCATGGACACCATGCTCAACAAGATCGCCGACTTCTACGACGACGAGGTGGACGCGGCCATCGGCGCGCTCACGTCGATGATCGAACCGCTGCTGATGGTGTTCCTCGGCGGCGTGGTGGGTGGCTTCCTCATCGCCATGTACCTGCCCATCTTCAACCTTGCCGGCGCGATCAAGTAGCGCGCGGCTGGGAAGCTCCGCGTCGGGCGCGGCCCCGGGCCTGGGGCCCCGCCTGGTGTGGCTGGTGTTGTTCCGCACCGTCGCGGCGAGCCTGTCGCTCGTCGTGACGGTGGCGAGGCTCCTGACTCAGCCCGCGCAGGAGCCCAGCCGGGCGGACTCGCTGTCGTTCGCGGTCATCGCGGGCGCGTACGTCCTCACGGTGGTGACGGGCCTGCGGTTGCGCCGGGGCACCGCGGGACGGCTGGACGCCACGGTGACGGTGGTGGGCGACGTGCTC is a genomic window of Corallococcus macrosporus containing:
- a CDS encoding type II secretion system F family protein, encoding MAAPAVQQKATASKKNTAQFLWEAKTKSGESKKGEMEASDIEAVNARLKSLGLNPTKVRKKGTFDMELSLPGSVTGKDILIFTRQFATMIDAGLPLVQCLDILASQMDNPAFKKVVFAIKGKVEQGSTFADALKEHPKVFDELYVQLCAAGEVGGILDTILNRLAAYREKNEKLKAKVKGAMTYPSVVILVAIGVTALLLLKVTPVFEKMFSDFGSALPGPTQVVVDLSKLAQEYFIHAVVGIAALVFSFTWSYRQPKGRKFWDKTFLKLPLFGDVLRKVAVARFTRTLGTMISSGVPILDALDVTAKTAGNRTVEEAIYYVRGKIAEGKNIAGPLLETKVFPSMVVQMIGVGEATGAMDTMLNKIADFYDDEVDAAIGALTSMIEPLLMVFLGGVVGGFLIAMYLPIFNLAGAIK